The Bdellovibrio sp. ZAP7 DNA segment AAACCGAGAATATCTTTGCAAAACTTGTCGCTGTCGATGGCTTCGCTGGTGGTGCCTGACGCATTTTTGGAAATTGATAGAAAGGCATCACCGCGATAGCTTCAACTGGTGGCTTCGGCTTTGGTCCCAAACCCCACATGTCCGGTGCTGGTTTCAGTACCGTTGACGGAACAGGGCAGGTGATGTCAGTCAGTTTTTCCAGGGTAATACCTGAATGGTAAGATCCTTCCGCAATTTTAATTTCGAATTCATCAAGCTCACCATATTGGTCGGTGGTCGTGATATCGGTTGCAGCGACGGCCATGGTTTTTTCATCCTCTGCCACAGAGGCGCGAATCTGATCCATATTGGCGTTATACTCTGCTGAAAAAACATCTCTTAAGTAATCAGCGAATGCGAGCGGCGAGAAGTCGGGGTGAAGTGTAGACAACACCGTCCCTAATAAACGCGCCAGCTCATTGGCATCACCCGCACGTTTGGAAAGATCTTGGTGAAGCATGATAGGTAAAATTCCTATCAATTCCTCAGAGCGATCTTCCATGTTGGCATGGCTTAACTTATCGATATCAAAATTTGAAACCGCTTGTTTAACATCTTGGACTGTTGTTTGGGAATAGAAGCGACGATTCGCCATCAACTCCCACAGAACCACTCCCAGTGCAAAGATATCAGAAGCACTGGTCACGTCCTTACCCTGAACCTGTTCGGGACTCATATAGGCGACTTTGCCTTTCACTTGTCCGTTTTCAAGGTCTTTGTCTTTGGTAGCTGTCGCAATCCCGAAGTCGATGATTTTTACTTCACCTTCAAACGAGATCAAAATGTTATGGGGACTGATATCGCGGTGGATGAGTTTCAACTGACGACCTGTTTGCGGGTCGACAGATTGATAAGCATAAGCTAGGCCCAACGAGACTTGGTGGATGATATAAAGAATAAATGAAGAACTTAAGCGCACTTGTTTTTCGTGCAGGTAAGTCATCAATTGGCGCAGGGTTACGCCATTGATGTATTCCATCGCCATATAACCGCGATTATTGAATTCACCAAAGTCATAGATCTTTACGATGTTCTGATGACTTAAATTCGCACTCATGCGGATTTCATTAAAGAACATCTCTTTAAGTTGTTCAGGGTTTCCAGTTTGCAAAGTCGTCTTGATCGCAACAAGTTTACTTACGCCAAAGCGGGCCTCGGTTTTTCCCAAAAAGACTTCTGCCATACCGCCTTCAGCGATACGTTTAATAATTTGATAAGGTCCAATTTTCTTTAGCGTGTCCATCTCGGTATTACTATTCGGCCTGTTTTCCTAGACACATGATGGGCATTTTGTGTTTCATAATGAGTTTTCTAGAGGTAAATTGCTTGAACGCCTAAGAGGTAGCTAGCATAACTTCGCGGCATTCAAGGGGAAAAACAACCCATTGTTGGATTTTGAGGTAACCAGAACGTTGAAAACTAAAAAATGGCGGTTTCTGAACTTCAAAAACTTTGAAAAACATTTCGACGAAATTCCCTCGGAAACTGTCGTCAGAAAATTCAAAATTTCATTCATTGGGAGCACCCTTTCGCGCGGGAAATTCCCAGTCTTTTTCTTTTTAAAAACTGGGAACATCTTCTGCCTGTTTTATCATCAGTGATATATAACTGGAGGTTCTTCTTCTTGGCGATCTTTTCGCTCGAGGCGCTCTTGGATTTCTGTTTGTTCGTGGTCCATGGTCACGCCGACTTTGTGAATGCCGATCATCACCCAGCCATAAAAGCCCGCTCCTAAAAGCGTCAGACAACCGAGGCCGGTGAGTACCAAAGATGTTACAGAGGCATAGGCAGGTGGTGCCTCCCAGGTGCCCTTAATGATCGTACCGTTGATGGCAAAAAGTCCTAACGTCACCAGATTCAAAACCATGTGAATAAGGCCATCACGCTTCGCCGCGGTTTTGGTCGGAATGCCAAAGGCCCAATCAATAAATCCCGGGATTGCAGCGATTAAGGCCGTTCCCACCGCCGCCACATTCGAAAAAAATCCCAGTCGATACCAAAAAGTATCGGCATTGCCATAGTTGTAAACGGCAAAGGCGATAAAGGTCACAAGATAGAAGGTGATCGGAAAGGCGACCAGCATGGGATGAAGGGGATGATTTTTGATACTTGCTTTACTATACATGTTTCCTCCTCTGAACAGTTCAATTATAGAACCTAATCCCGAGGCGGAAACCCTAATGAGCGAAACTTGTGCGCTCACATGAATTTAGTGATGAGTTTAGCTAAAGGTAGAGGGTATTTTTTAACAACGTTCTTTTGATACTCTCCGATTCTTTGTTGAGGATTGATAAAATAAAACAATGCAGGGGGGATTTTCTATGAGCTCGCGGCTTAAAATATTCTTTATTTACTTTGTCTTGTTTTTTTCTTCCCCCTTATTCGCCGCGATGTGGGGCCCCACGATGGGGACTAATGGCAAGACATTAGCAAAACCTGTGGTCTGTTCGGCACCCCAAGGCCAGGTTTGGGTCTTTGCAGTTCGAAGTAACAATTCACTTTATGATTCTGTCGTCTTTAGGTCGTTGTCTGATACGTCAGAAAATCCTTGGGCCTTTGTGACTCGTATACGTAAGGGGACGGCTCCTGCCGCCGCTTGTTGGAGTTCTTTTGATCTTCACGTGTTCTATTTGGAATTGGATGGCAGTGTTTGGCAGAAAAGTTGGGTGCCCTATCAGGGGTGGGGAGATTCCCACTCCGTGGCGGGATATCGAATCCAAAGCATCGCAACAGCGGTTCGTCCTGGAGGACACATCGACTTATTTGCAAGAGGCAATGACAATTCGTTGTGGTGGCGAGCTTACCATAGCGGGCACTGGGACGGTTGGAAGTCATTGGGAGGTTTGATGGATTCAGAACCCGCAGCCACAGGTCGAAATAATTCCTCAACAGTCGATGTGTTTTACCGCGGACTTAACAATGGATTGTGGCAGTTGACGAATCGGTCGGATCACTGGGGAACCTGGCAGGGGCTGTTGGGGTCTTTCGATAGCGGTCCGGGGGCGTGTTCCTGGGGAAACAATCGTGTCGATCTCTTTTCCCGAACCTGGAATAAGACCATCCAACATTCGTATTTCAATGGTGTGACTTGGTCAGCCTGGGAAACGCTGACACAGATGGTTTTTTCTGCACCGGCCGCAACGGCGATCGGCCCCGATCATATGTACTTATTTTTTAACGATGACCAGGGCGTGATTTTATACAAAGAGTATCGCTGAGGCTTTAAGTGGATTTTGCAGCAAGTAAGCAAATCTGTTCTGTCAGTTCGTAAGATTTTACGAAGGAAGTGATCGGCAAAAATTCATATTTGGAATGGAAATTTAGAGCGCCAGTGAAATAATTGGGTGTCAAAATTCCTTTCGCTGAAAGAGCCGCACCGTCAGTCCCGCCACGCATCGGAATGACTTTCGGCTCGACGCCGATTTTTTTCAGCCCCGCAAAAATCAAATCAATGGCGCGTCGGTCTTTGCCAATGGCACTGCTGATGTTGCTATAAGTGTCGGTGATCTTCAAAGAAACCTTTGCTGTCGGATATTTGGCAGTGATCACTTGGGCTGCGATTTCGATTTTCTTTTTTCGCTCAGCAAAGCTTGACAGGTCAAAATCACGAATCGACGCTGTAAGCTTCGCTTCTTGTTGAGTCGCCGTCATGCCGTTAAACCAGATATAGCCTTCGCGACCGGCCGTATTTTCCGGAGTTTCTGCGCGATCAAATTCACCTATGAAATCTTGTGCCATCAAAATGGGATTTACCAACACGCCTTTGGCAGACATGGGGTGAGCCGTTACTCCGGTGAAAGTCACATCCGCGGTTGCGGCATTAAAGTTTTCATAAACGACTTCGCCCAGCTCGCAACAGTCAATCGTGTAACCAAAATCCACATCAAAGCGCGCAAGATCCAAAGCTTTTGCTCCTAAAAGACCAATTTCTTCGTCAGGAACAAAAGCCACCACGATATCACCATATTCTTGATCGTCGCGAAGATTTGCGAGCAACGTCATAACAACTGTGACGGCGGATTTATTGTCAGCTCCCAAAACACTGGTGCCGTCGCTAAAGATGATATCTTGCCCTTTGTAAGGTAATATTTCCGGATGTTCTGAGACGCGCAGCCAGATATTTTCTTTTTTATTTAGACATACGTCTTCACCCGTAAAAGTAAGAATTTGCGGATGGATGTGCGGACTCAGTCCCACGTCGACCGTGTCGATATGGGTGATAAAACCAATACGTGGTCCACCTTTTTTTGTCCCCGGTTTTACCGCGGTCACAGTGGCATGTTGGTCGATCTGAACATTTTGAAGGCCCAAAGCTTTTAATTCTGCAGCTAACAACTCCGCCAGTTTTTGTTGCCCCGGTGTGCTCGGTAGGGCAGAGACTTCGTCATTGCTTTGAGAGCTTACCGCCAAGTATTTAAAGAAACGTTCTATCAGTTGTTTTTCAATTGCCTTCATAGCGTGAGCATACCTGAAAGGAATTGATCTGCGAATAAACTGGGTTAACGCAGGGCGTGTCTTGGGCCTGTCTTGGGCCTTGAGCATCTTTTCGTTGCGCTTACTGCGCCATTTCTGGGTTTTATTGACAAGGGTTGGTCAAAGAATTAACCCCTGCGGATGCATAAAATACTACTTAATCTGTTTATCCTTTCTCTTTCGATTCCGGCATCTGCCTGTCCTGAATTAGCGGGCAATTTTGACTGCGTTTCTGACTCGGGCCCGGTGAACTCATTCATCATCAGCAAGGGAGTTGAGGCGAATCAGGTCATCTATCAAATCAACGGAACTAAACTTGTCGCAAACGGCGTTCCAGAAACTCGTTCCAAAGGCGATGGATTCCCGACGACTTATACAACAAGCTGCGAAGGTGAAAGTTTGCGCGCCAGAATGCAGACTCATGTGTCTTCTGCGATCTGTCCTTCTTTGCCATTGGATGTGGATTCCATCACGTTGTTCACAAAGTCTGGTAACGATATCGTAATGGACGATCAGACGATTTTGAATTGTCCTGATAAAGCTCCAATGAATATTCGTCACAAATACATTTGCAAAAAGAAATAAGGTATTGAAATGAAACTTCAAAGATTTTCGACTCTGATGGCAGTTTGTACTTTGTCTTTGTTTGCCACTTCGGCAAATGCCGCAAAGTTTTTGATTTCTTTTAAAGATCAAAACCAGGCGCAAGCTTTTAAAGCTCTGGTGCAAGATCACCAGGCAGACGGTGTTCGCATAGCGGATGATTTGGCAGAACTAAAAGTCATGATCATCGAAGCTGCTAGCCAGGGACAGATTTTGAGACTTGTTGATGCCAAAGATTTGAACTTTATCGAAAAGCAAAAAACCTATGCCGCTCCTCGTGCGCAGGTTATGCCGACATTAACTTCAAATTTGCCGCGCATGACTTTGTTCGGCGCCCAGCTGCCGGTCTCTCAAGGTCTTAAAATGATCAGTGTGCCACAGGCCTGGACGATGACTAAAGGGGCCGGTGCTCGCGTAATGGTGATCGACTCTGGTATCGATAAAGGTCATCCAGTTTTTGCGGGTCGTATCGAAAAGGTACAAAACTTTACTGAAGATGGCGGTCCCCAGGACGTGACGGATACAGAAGGTCATGGAACACACGTCGCCGGCATTATCGCGGCTCAGGCTGCGTTGGAAGAAGTGGGTGTTGCACCCGAAGCCAAGCTTTTGATCGCCAAGGTGTGCAGTTCTAAGGGCTGTAATAATGATGCTGTTGCGAAAGCCTTGCTATGGGCTTTGCGTGAAAAAGTCGACGTCGTAAACATGTCACTGGGCGGTGGCGGGAGCGTCCCAGAACAATTCATGATCAAGCAATTGGACGGGGAGCAAATCCCCGTGGTAGCAGCGATGGGTAACAACGGGATGGAAGCGACACCAATGCCAGCAGGATACATTTCTGTAACTGCAGTGGGTGCCGTGGATTTCAATGGCAAACGCGCAGCCTTTTCTAACTGGAGTCCTGCATTGGATTTGATGGCTCCGGGGGTAAGCATCCGTTCCTCTGTTCCTCGTGGCACAGGTCGTATTGCCGTTGCCAGCTTTCAAAATGCAGCGGGGGAGTTTAAGGTTCTGCCAGCGGTGACTTATGCAAATGTCCCGGTGAAGTCTTTGAATGAATCTGCAGTGTTCGGCGAATTCGGTACAGTTGATGACCTTGCGAACTTGGCAGTAAGTGGAAAAATTCTGGTTGTTAAGCGAGGCAATTTGCCACTGCTTGAAAAGATCAAGAATGCTCAGACAGCGGGTGCCGCTGCTTTGGTTATTTGCAATAACGACGGCGCCTTGGTGAGTGGTTCATTGAGCGAAGACCCTAACGACATCAAAATCCCAGTGATCATGGCGGAAACAACTTCCGGAGAGGATTTGATTCTTAACCTGCTTAAGACAGAAACCTTGGTTGTTCGTATGGAAATCCAAGGTGCTGACTATGCAGAGTTCAGCGGAACTTCGATGTCATCTCCTTACGTTGCAGGCGTGGTGGCTTTGATGAGATCTGTGGTACCGGGAATCACTGCGTGGAAGATTCGTGAAATCATGAACGGATCAGCAACTCCGATTAAGACTGAGATTGCAAATCAAACGGGTAAAGGCCTGGTGAATGCCAAAGCCTCGGTTGACGGAGCTTATGCCGTTCGTAAGAAATATAAGAAGATCAAATAATGAAAAAGCCACTGAGAAGTCAGTGGCTTTTTTTTTAACCCTGTATTTGCTGTCTATGATTAAGAAGGATTTTGAATTTTGCTGCGAATTTTGCTCGCGCGAATTTCATCCTTGGTTAAGCCGGCTGCTTTTTTATAAAGCTGCTGTGCTTTTTCGGCTTGCGATTGCATCGAGTAAGCATCTGCCAAATGCTCGGCAATGATGCTGGCAGATGGTTGATATTCGTAGGCCTTCTCCAGAACTTTTACCGCTTCCGAGAACTTTTTTTGTTTAAACAAAACCCAGCCAAAAGTATCTAGCACATAACCGTCCTTCGGGGATAACTCCGATGCACGGCGAGCCATTTCTTCCGCTTCAGGCAGTTGTTGATTCATCTCTGCCAGGGAAAATGCCAGGTAGCTGAGGCTTTGAACGTGAAATGGCTCCTGCGCCAAAACTTTTTTCAGCTGGGTGATCATGGGTTGTTTTTTGCCCATACGGTCCAGCATGATCGCCTGTTGAAAGCGCATTTCTGTGTTGTCTGTGTATTTTGTAAGACCTTTTTCAAGAACGTCAGCAGCCGTTGCATAGTCTTTCTTAGCTTCCAGCAGGGAAGCGTGCATGATGTAAACTTGCGGGTCTGAATTTTCATTCAGAACTTTAGAAGTCAAAGTCAGTGCGTGGTTGATTTTTCCTTGGCCTTTTAGAAGGTAGGCCGCATGGACCATTGCTTCACCATAGTGCTCGCTTTTTGCCGGGATTTGCAGGTAATTTTGGATGGCGTTTTTCGCGTCACCGGATTCTTCGTTGACCGCTGCCAGATAATAGCGCGCCGAATCCTCGGTTGGGAATTTAGTCACAAGGTCATTTAGTTTTTCAGTGGCCAAAGAAAGTTTTTTGTTTTTGATCAAAATAAGAGCCATCTTAAGCTCAGCATCGAAAGTGCTTTCAGCGTTGCTAGAGATATAATCCAGCTGACCATAGGCTTTGTTCAAATCGCCATCGTCGATGTAAATTTGCGCGATCATTTCAGACACTTTGGTGCTGAAACGTTGATTCTTTTGGAAGTCTTCGCATACCGCAAGGGCTTTTTTGGTGTTGTTTTGTTGCAAGTAAAGGTTTGCCAGGGAAACCAAAGCGTCTTCGAAGTCAGGTTTAACTTTTAAAGCTTTTTTAAATGCAGTCTCTGCCGCAAGTTCATACTTTGGAGCTTTTTGATCAATACGCATCAATCCCACATAGTAGTGAACCAAGTAGGGGATGTCGAACTTTGGATTTTTCAAAAGTGTGTCGAAGTACTGCTCGGCCTTTTTAAAGTCTTTTTGAATGGCGTACAAGGAGCCTACGTTGATAGCTGCATCACTGTTATTAGGTTGCAGGCGAAGGACCGCGTTGTATTGAGCAATCGCTTTATCGTAAGACTTTTCAGATGAATATAAATCACCTAACACAAAATGCGCTTCCACGCTTTTTGGGTCTTTCTCGATGGCTTTTTCCGCGTTAAGGATCGCCTCTTTAGTTTTCTTTAATTTTTTGTATTCTGCAGACAAACGCATATACACAGTCGCTGCATTGGGATCAAGCTTTGCCACTTTTTCAAAGTGCTCAATCGCGCGCGCAGGTTTTCCTTCGCGGCTAAAGACATCGCCTTTGATAAAATGAAAGTCAGCGTCTGCACGCATATTCAATGGATCAGAGGGGGCGGAGGGAACGACGATGCCTTGCAATTGCTCAGGATTTGTTTTTTCTTTTGTTGCCTGACTTGCGCAGGCTGAAAGGGCTAGCAAAAGGCCAATACTTGTCGTTGTCTTTAGAAGCATCGAGTTCTCCTTGTCAGTCTGCATTGTAGAGAACTTTGCCAAGTTTTAATAAAATAGTTGGCAAATGCCGAAAGGACTCGTCCTTCATCTAAATTACTTCAGGTCTTAGATGGGGTTGAAAAGCTTTGCTGTAATGTGTTTGGGAGATTTGTTCAGATTTACTTCTACAAAGCTGAGAATACTTTGTTTGCAATTTCATAGCCTGGAGAGATTCTAAATACATGAGCAAGTGGCACGTTCGCGTATGGATTTA contains these protein-coding regions:
- a CDS encoding serine/threonine-protein kinase — encoded protein: MDTLKKIGPYQIIKRIAEGGMAEVFLGKTEARFGVSKLVAIKTTLQTGNPEQLKEMFFNEIRMSANLSHQNIVKIYDFGEFNNRGYMAMEYINGVTLRQLMTYLHEKQVRLSSSFILYIIHQVSLGLAYAYQSVDPQTGRQLKLIHRDISPHNILISFEGEVKIIDFGIATATKDKDLENGQVKGKVAYMSPEQVQGKDVTSASDIFALGVVLWELMANRRFYSQTTVQDVKQAVSNFDIDKLSHANMEDRSEELIGILPIMLHQDLSKRAGDANELARLLGTVLSTLHPDFSPLAFADYLRDVFSAEYNANMDQIRASVAEDEKTMAVAATDITTTDQYGELDEFEIKIAEGSYHSGITLEKLTDITCPVPSTVLKPAPDMWGLGPKPKPPVEAIAVMPFYQFPKMRQAPPAKPSTATSFAKIFSVSFVVLLVGAITFGKIRFGEKRPTLTVDADVPQLTSEQIQKLRMSFQQPVAQTTASDSAATTGKKSVTVANRKTLPKRRTIASAKPVRTAPQFAKIRKGKNGELDLSHFQNGVPYPSGTKCVTNCPIKISSEGNE
- a CDS encoding DUF2231 domain-containing protein; amino-acid sequence: MYSKASIKNHPLHPMLVAFPITFYLVTFIAFAVYNYGNADTFWYRLGFFSNVAAVGTALIAAIPGFIDWAFGIPTKTAAKRDGLIHMVLNLVTLGLFAINGTIIKGTWEAPPAYASVTSLVLTGLGCLTLLGAGFYGWVMIGIHKVGVTMDHEQTEIQERLERKDRQEEEPPVIYH
- the pepT gene encoding peptidase T encodes the protein MKAIEKQLIERFFKYLAVSSQSNDEVSALPSTPGQQKLAELLAAELKALGLQNVQIDQHATVTAVKPGTKKGGPRIGFITHIDTVDVGLSPHIHPQILTFTGEDVCLNKKENIWLRVSEHPEILPYKGQDIIFSDGTSVLGADNKSAVTVVMTLLANLRDDQEYGDIVVAFVPDEEIGLLGAKALDLARFDVDFGYTIDCCELGEVVYENFNAATADVTFTGVTAHPMSAKGVLVNPILMAQDFIGEFDRAETPENTAGREGYIWFNGMTATQQEAKLTASIRDFDLSSFAERKKKIEIAAQVITAKYPTAKVSLKITDTYSNISSAIGKDRRAIDLIFAGLKKIGVEPKVIPMRGGTDGAALSAKGILTPNYFTGALNFHSKYEFLPITSFVKSYELTEQICLLAAKST
- a CDS encoding S8 family serine peptidase; the encoded protein is MKLQRFSTLMAVCTLSLFATSANAAKFLISFKDQNQAQAFKALVQDHQADGVRIADDLAELKVMIIEAASQGQILRLVDAKDLNFIEKQKTYAAPRAQVMPTLTSNLPRMTLFGAQLPVSQGLKMISVPQAWTMTKGAGARVMVIDSGIDKGHPVFAGRIEKVQNFTEDGGPQDVTDTEGHGTHVAGIIAAQAALEEVGVAPEAKLLIAKVCSSKGCNNDAVAKALLWALREKVDVVNMSLGGGGSVPEQFMIKQLDGEQIPVVAAMGNNGMEATPMPAGYISVTAVGAVDFNGKRAAFSNWSPALDLMAPGVSIRSSVPRGTGRIAVASFQNAAGEFKVLPAVTYANVPVKSLNESAVFGEFGTVDDLANLAVSGKILVVKRGNLPLLEKIKNAQTAGAAALVICNNDGALVSGSLSEDPNDIKIPVIMAETTSGEDLILNLLKTETLVVRMEIQGADYAEFSGTSMSSPYVAGVVALMRSVVPGITAWKIREIMNGSATPIKTEIANQTGKGLVNAKASVDGAYAVRKKYKKIK
- a CDS encoding tetratricopeptide repeat protein; this translates as MLLKTTTSIGLLLALSACASQATKEKTNPEQLQGIVVPSAPSDPLNMRADADFHFIKGDVFSREGKPARAIEHFEKVAKLDPNAATVYMRLSAEYKKLKKTKEAILNAEKAIEKDPKSVEAHFVLGDLYSSEKSYDKAIAQYNAVLRLQPNNSDAAINVGSLYAIQKDFKKAEQYFDTLLKNPKFDIPYLVHYYVGLMRIDQKAPKYELAAETAFKKALKVKPDFEDALVSLANLYLQQNNTKKALAVCEDFQKNQRFSTKVSEMIAQIYIDDGDLNKAYGQLDYISSNAESTFDAELKMALILIKNKKLSLATEKLNDLVTKFPTEDSARYYLAAVNEESGDAKNAIQNYLQIPAKSEHYGEAMVHAAYLLKGQGKINHALTLTSKVLNENSDPQVYIMHASLLEAKKDYATAADVLEKGLTKYTDNTEMRFQQAIMLDRMGKKQPMITQLKKVLAQEPFHVQSLSYLAFSLAEMNQQLPEAEEMARRASELSPKDGYVLDTFGWVLFKQKKFSEAVKVLEKAYEYQPSASIIAEHLADAYSMQSQAEKAQQLYKKAAGLTKDEIRASKIRSKIQNPS